The Impatiens glandulifera chromosome 3, dImpGla2.1, whole genome shotgun sequence genome contains a region encoding:
- the LOC124930650 gene encoding probable methyltransferase PMT21, protein MKHKDGKPITHLDKSSRVVPMSIMFIVLCGFSFYLGGIFCSEKDRYMAKNVDQKTVESSNKAIVTSSSSSSSSSGSGSTSLQIKPISFPECPVDYQDYTPCTDPKRWRKYGMHRLTFMERHCPPAFERRECLVPPPNGYKVPIKWPQSKLECWYRNVPYNWINKEKSNQNWLRKEGEKFLFPGGGTMFPHGVSKYVDLMEDLIPEMKDGTVRTAIDTGCGVASWGGDLLGRGILTISLAPRDNHEAQVQFALERGIPAILGIISTQRLPFPSSSFDMAHCSRCLIPWTEFGGVYLQEIHRILRPGGFWVLSGPPINYEVRWKGWNTTIEDQKSDFEKLQELLTSMCFKLYNKKDDIAVWQKTKDNNCYKKLSDPDAYPPACDDGTEPDAAWYTPLRPCVVVPDPNLNKLALKSIPKWPQRLNEVPQRVSGVRGGSDGMFKHDVSKWKTRVKHYKKLLPAIVSDKVRNVMDMNTVYGGLAAGLIDAPVWVMNVVSSYAENTLPVVYDRGLIGTYHDWCEAFSTYPRTYDLLHLDSLFTTESHRCEMKYVLLEMDRILRPNGYAIIRESNYYVDAVATIAKGMRWGCRKEDTEYGVENEKILICQKKLWYGTNQSS, encoded by the exons ATGAAGCATAAAGATGGAAAACCAATCACTCATCTTGATAAGAGCTCCAGAGTAGTTCCAATGTCTATTATGTTCATTGTGCTATGTGGATTTTCGTTCTATCTTGGTGGGATATTCTGTTCTGAGAAAGATAGATATATGGCTAAAAATGTGGATCAAAAAACTGTTGAATCTTCAAATAAAGCAATTGTTACCAGTAGTTCTAGCTCCAGCTCCAGCTCTGGTTCTGGTTCTACTTCCCTGCAGATTAAACCAATTTCCTTCCCTGAATGTCCTGTTGATTATCAAGACTACACTCCCTGTACTGATCCCAAG AGATGGAGGAAGTACGGAATGCATCGTCTTACATTTATGGAACGACATTGCCCTCCAGCATTCGAAAGAAGAGAATGCTTGGTTCCTCCACCAAATGGATACAAAGTGCCAATCAAATGGCCACAGAGCAAGCTGGAATGTTGGTACAG GAATGTTCCTTATAATTGGATAAACAAAGAGAAATCAAACCAAAACTGGCTAAGGAAAGAAGGTGAGAAATTTCTATTCCCTGGTGGTGGCACAATGTTTCCTCATGGAGTTAGCAAGTATGTTGATTTGATGGAAGATCTGATTCCTGAAATGAAAGATGGGACTGTTAGAACTGCCATTGATACCGGCTGTGGG GTTGCAAGTTGGGGAGGGGATTTGCTTGGACGTGGAATATTGACAATTTCACTTGCACCTCGAGATAATCATGAAGCCCAAGTTCAATTCGCACTTGAACGTGGTATACCTGCAATTCTTGGCATTATCTCAACCCAAAGACTTCCTTTCCCTTCGAGTTCATTTGACATGGCTCATTGCTCTAGATGTCTCATCCCATGGACTGAATTCG GCGGTGTTTACCTTCAAGAAATACATCGTATACTTCGTCCAGGAGGTTTCTGGGTTCTATCAGGTCCACCAATCAATTACGAAGTCAGATGGAAAGGCTGGAACACAACAATTGAAGATCAGAAATCCGATTTCGAAAAGCTTCAAGAACTTCTAACTTCAATGTGTTTCAAATTATACAATAAGAAAGACGACATTGCAGTTTGGCAAAAAACCAAGGACAATAACTGTTACAAAAAGTTATCAGATCCCGACGCATACCCTCCTGCCTGTGACGACGGAACAGAACCCGATGCAGCCTGGTACACACCGCTCAGGCCATGCGTCGTCGTTCCGGACCCTAACCTGAATAAATTGGCGTTGAAATCAATCCCTAAGTGGCCTCAACGATTGAACGAAGTGCCTCAACGTGTTTCCGGCGTTCGTGGAGGAAGCGACGGGATGTTTAAACATGATGTTAGTAAGTGGAAGACAAGGGTGAAACATTATAAGAAATTGCTACCGGCTATTGTTTCTGATAAGGTTAGAAATGTGATGGATATGAATACGGTTTATGGTGGTTTGGCTGCCGGTTTGATTGATGCTCCAGTTTGGGTAATGAACGTTGTTTCTTCTTATGCTGAAAATACACTCCCGGTTGTTTATGACAGAGGCTTGATCGGAACTTATCATGACTG GTGTGAAGCATTCTCGACATATCCTCGAACATACGATCTTCTCCATCTCGACAGCCTTTTCACAACCGAAAGCCACAG ATGTGAGATGAAGTACGTGTTACTTGAGATGGATAGGATATTGAGACCAAACGGGTACGCAATAATAAGGGAATCGAACTATTATGTGGACGCGGTTGCGACGATTGCAAAGGGAATGCGATGGGGTTGTCGTAAAGAAGATACTGAATATGGTGTCGAAAATGAGAAGATTTTGATCTGCCAGAAGAAACTTTGGTATGGGACTAACCAAAGCTCATAA